The window TTGGCGTGGCATTCAAGTCGCCGAGTGCCGGCGGGTGCCCGAGCAGGCTGGCGGCTCCGGCCAGTGCCAGCAGCACGCCGAACGTTGCCAGAATGGCCGCGATCGCCGCGCCGAAACGAAAACGCCAGTTGCTTTGGCCTTTGGGCCGCAAGCGGCGTGCGTCAAATCCATCGGATAACTTCATTCCGACCTTCCTCAATGGGTATCGGCCCTTCGACCGGGAGTTGACCGGGTTGTTCCTGAGGCTATGGCATTTGCGGCAAATGAGAGGATTTTGCGGATGAGCGGCGCTGTGAGCCGCTCATCAGAGCGTGATGTGAGCGGATCAGATCAGGTCTTGAGTCAGTGCGAGGGTGGCGAAGTTGTCGGCCATGATCGCCATTTCGGCTTCCTGCACGAGTTCGGCGCTGAGCACGCGGCCCTTGAAGGGCAGGTCGCGAGTGGCACAGGCGTCTTCAACCAGAGTGCAACGGAAACCGAGGTTCTTCGCTGCGCGTACGGTGGTGCTGACGCTGGAGTGGCTCATGAAGCCGCAGACGATCAGGTCCAGCGAGCCAAGGTTCTGCAGACGATCGAGCAGCTCGGTGCCATGAAAAGCGCTCGGCAGCAATTTGCCGATGATGGTTTCATCGCCCTGCGGTTCGAGGCCAGGGATGAACTCGCCGCGTTCACCCTGCGGGTCGAACAGGCCACCGACGGTGCCGAGGTGACGCACATGCACGATCGGCCGACCGGCTGCACGGGCGGCGGCAACCACTTGTTTGATGTTCGCGACAGCCGCGTCCATACCGCTCAGGGCCAGTGGGCCGCTGAGATATTCTTTCTGGGCATCGATGATGACCACGGTGGCATGGCTCAACGTGGCCGCTGCGTAACCGCGACCGCTGAGTTGAAACATCGTTTTTGGAACGGACATTCTGGGGCTCCTTGG of the Pseudomonas sp. Seg1 genome contains:
- a CDS encoding cysteine hydrolase family protein, with amino-acid sequence MSVPKTMFQLSGRGYAAATLSHATVVIIDAQKEYLSGPLALSGMDAAVANIKQVVAAARAAGRPIVHVRHLGTVGGLFDPQGERGEFIPGLEPQGDETIIGKLLPSAFHGTELLDRLQNLGSLDLIVCGFMSHSSVSTTVRAAKNLGFRCTLVEDACATRDLPFKGRVLSAELVQEAEMAIMADNFATLALTQDLI